ctatgatttctattttgattgaagcattagaacCCTATCACAATTacagagccatagcaaaaagaatcgtcgaactTGGACATCCTATGataattttatggtcattttactaagaattgggttgctagattttttagattaattacgaaaCTGCCACTGATTTTGtatttaaaaatctacactatttccaaatattgaaaccaacatatctcattcattaaaAGGTCAAATAGAGTCATTTAAAGGCCTAACTTGACTGATATTTCACAAGGATAtctattggaggcatcaaaagcaagCTTTGGGATCATATGGCACGCAAAAAGAGATAGAATAACTTGGCAAAAATACTCAATATCGAAGGTTTGttcatttaggttttattttgatgggaccaaaccgtgaggttgcctacgtatccttaaaaggaatcaggtcgaatgtagttcatgtcatagaaattgctttgttgttgtgacttttcctttttcttttcttttcttttccctttctttttcttctttgtttttcttttgttgctttttcttctttttccctttttttcattcttttctttctcttttcattcttttccctTACTTATCTTTTGCTCTCGCATTTCTGAATTTTGCCATTgtttccaaaagaggggtatgaaataaaataaataaggctcgaaaggggtaacaaaggataaagtgtttagatagcagaacaaaatgccttcgtcattccaatcttcaagacatgccaagtacaaacaaacacaatttaaccaaagaaatcatacataataccttttgactgcatcagaattgatggcaatttctacacatttgccttctatatctgttaaatacaaagcaccgttggacaacactcttgttacgatgaacggcccctaccagtttggggcgaacttgccttttgctttagcctgatgaggaaggatatGTTTCCATACTAACTGACCCACCTCAAACTTTCGTGGACGCACcgtcttgttatatgctcttgccattctctgttgatacaactggccatgacacactgttgctaatcttttctcatcaatcaaactcaatttctccaggcgggttttgacccactcatcatcatcaattccggcgtCAGTAACAATCcaaagggatgggatttcaactttcgcgggtatcactgcttccgtgccatatactaacaaataaggagttttctctactgaagtacgaacagtagttcGATAACCCAAAAATGCAAAAGGcagtttctcatgccattgcctggaaccttccaccattttctgaagtatcttctttatgttcttgttggctgcctcgactgctccattcgccttggggcgatatggggtggaatagcgatgtgtaatcttaaactgttgacacacctctttcatcaaatgactgtttcggttagcaccattatctgtgatgatcacttttgggatcccgaaccgacaaatgatatttgagtgcacaaaatcgaccactgctttctt
This sequence is a window from Nicotiana sylvestris chromosome 3, ASM39365v2, whole genome shotgun sequence. Protein-coding genes within it:
- the LOC138887613 gene encoding uncharacterized protein — translated: MVEGSRQWHEKLPFAFLGYRTTVRTSVEKTPYLLVYGTEAVIPAKVEIPSLWIVTDAGIDDDEWVKTRLEKLSLIDEKRLATVCHGQLYQQRMARAYNKTVRPRKFEVGQLVWKHILPHQAKAKGKFAPNW